In the Nicotiana tabacum cultivar K326 chromosome 16, ASM71507v2, whole genome shotgun sequence genome, one interval contains:
- the LOC107794890 gene encoding putative GEM-like protein 3, producing the protein MEQPNGVATETDQKNISGQDSDRIPKPDPRPDLEQIQLQDNIAAIDEKQNGESANGLNKSKKSVSWSEELVMESPAPRSMPSDDRGSNPYVAYSPAPSDNSSSFNIKNTMESVKGVLGRWGKKVGEATKKAEDLAGNTWQHLKTGPSLADAALGRIAQGTKVLAEGGYDKIFRQTFETVPEEQLQNSFACYLSTSAGPVMGVLYVSTAKLAFCSDNPLSYKAEDKTEWSYYKVVIPLHQLKAINPSSSRTNPSERYVQTISVDNHEFWFMGFLNYTGAVNCLQEALQARNLV; encoded by the exons ATGGAGCAGCCAAACGGAGTAGCGACAGAGACGGATCAGAAAAATATCTCGGGTCAGGATTCGGATCGAATTCCGAAACCGGATCCGCGACCCGATTTAGAGCAAATTCAACTACAGGACAATATTGCCGCTATCGATGAGAAACAAAATGGCGAATCGGCGAACGGTTTGAATAAGTCGAAGAAATCGGTGAGCTGGAGCGAGGAATTGGTGATGGAATCTCCGGCGCCGAGATCTATGCCTTCCGATGACCGTGGATCGAATCCTTATGTGGCTTATTCTCCTGCTCCGTCCGACAATTCATCTTCCTTCAACATAAAAA ATACAATGGAGAGTGTCAAAGGTGTGCTTGGTAGATGGGGGAAGAAGGTTGGTGAAGCAACTAAGAAAGCTGAGGATCTTGCTGGCAACACATGGCAACATT TGAAAACGGGCCCTAGTCTTGCTGATGCTGCCTTGGGAAGAATTGCTCAGGGAACAAAGGTTTTAGCAGAAGGTGGTTATGATAAGATATTTCGCCAAACATTTGAGACTGTTCCCGAGGAGCAACTTCAGAATTCATTTGCATGTTACTTATCCACATCAGCTGGTCCGGTTATGGGAGTATTATATGTCTCCACAGCTAAGCTTGCATTTTGTAGTGATAACCCTCTCTCCTATAAAGCAGAAGACAAGACTGAATGGAGCTATTACAAG GTAGTTATCCCATTGCATCAGCTTAAGGCAATTAATCCTTCATCAAGCAGGACCAATCCATCCGAAAGATATGTCCAGACTATATCTGTCGATAACCATGAATTTTGGTTTATGGGATTTCTAAATTACACTGGTGCAGTGAATTGCCTGCAGGAGGCATTACAAGCACGCAACTTAGTGTGA